A genome region from Gadus chalcogrammus isolate NIFS_2021 chromosome 7, NIFS_Gcha_1.0, whole genome shotgun sequence includes the following:
- the LOC130386285 gene encoding LOW QUALITY PROTEIN: voltage-dependent anion-selective channel protein 1-like (The sequence of the model RefSeq protein was modified relative to this genomic sequence to represent the inferred CDS: inserted 1 base in 1 codon): protein MAVPPTYVDLGKSAKDVFTKGYGFGLIKLDLKTKSENGLEFNSTGSANTETSKVSGSLETKYKWAEHGLTLTEKWNTDNTLGTEITLEDQLAKGLKLTFDSSFSPNTGKKSGKIKSAYKREHVNVGCDVDYDINGTAVHGAAVVGFEGWLXGYQMTFEAGRNRVTQSNFAVGYKTEEFQLHTNVNDGTEFGGSIYQKVNSQLETAVNLAWTAGNSNTRFGIAAKYQIDADAAFSAKVNNSSLVGLGYTQTLKPGIKLTLSALLDGKNINAGGHKIGLGLEFQA, encoded by the exons atGGCCGTACCTCCTACCTACGTTGACCTTGGAAAGTCCGCCAAGGATGTTTTCACTAAGGGATATG GCTTTGGTCTCATCAAGCTGGACTTGAAGACGAAGTCTGAGAATGGACTG GAGTTCAACAGCACCGGCTCTGCCAACACAGAGACCAGCAAGGTGTCCGGTTCCTTGGAGACCAAGTACAAGTGGGCAGAGCACGGCCTGACCCTCACAGAGAAGTGGAACACGGACAACACCCTAGGCACTGAGATCACCCTGGAGGACCAG CTGGCTAAGGGGCTGAAGCTGACCTTTGACTCCTCCTTCTCGCCCAATACTGG cAAGAAGAGCGGCAAGATCAAGTCTGCTTACAAGCGGGAGCACGTCAACGTTGGCTGCGACGTGGACTACGACATCAACGGCACAGCGGTCCATGGTGCAGCGGTGGTGGGCTTCGAGGGCTGGC GCGGCTACCAGATGACCTTTGAGGCCGGCCGCAACCGCGTCACCCAGAGCAACTTTGCCGTGGGATACAAGACCGAAGAGTTCCAGCTGCACACTAATGT caACGACGGCACCGAGTTCGGTGGCTCCATCTACCAGAAGGTCAACAGTCAGCTGGAGACGGCCGTCAACCTGGCTTGGACCGCGGGGAACAGCAACACCCGCTTCGGCATCGCCGCCAAGTACCAGATTGATGCCGACGCAGCCTTCTCT GCTAAAGTGAACAACTCTAGTCTGGTGGGCCTTGGCTACACACAGACTCTGAAGCCAG GCATCAAGCTgaccctctctgctctcctggaTGGGAAGAACATCAACGCCGGGGGCCACAAGATTGGCCTTGGCCTGGAGTTCCAGGCATAG